The genomic region AGTCAGTGAAAGTTTTGCCGGATGACAGTGCAAACGCCTGTTTCGGCCTACTCACGATATGCATGCGTAACTCTGATAAGCGCAGCATCATCAGGCAAAGATATCATTGACCATTTTCGGTTGAAGTCGTATCAACACGCACCAGTCCGGGCGGGAGTGCGACATTCAGAATGATCGGCTGCCAGGACTCGCGCTCGGCGAGCTTGCGAGAAAAACCACGGGCGATCAGGAACCCGCCGACACCGCCAAGCACCGCGCCGCTGAGTGCAGCGAGATCGGTGCCGAACAGTACCTGAAAAAGTGACGCCACGAGAAAGAGACCAACCAGCGGAGACAAATAAATCAGCATGGCAGAGCCCAGCAGGCTCCCTTCAGCAATACCCAACTCCACTTTCTGGCCAGGTTCTAGCGGGATATCGCTGGGTACGACGATCGTATGCGTTGTCTGCGGTCCCAGTTTATTCAGCACCCTACTGCCGCACCCAGCGCGGGATGCACAGCTGTTACAGGACGCTTTAACGTCGCAGCTGACTATCGCCTCACCATTGTGCCAGGAGACAACTGTCGCCCACTCTTTGATCATTGCGCGACTCCAAATTTGATGGCGTCGGCAATACGTTTCGCAGTTTGTGGCGGCAGTTCGCCCACAATGGTAATTTCCGCGTTATCGCGAACGCTGGTACTGACCGTTCTACGTCCGGTCCGCAACATCTGATCGGTGCTGGTCTGTGTTGCACGGTTCACGTTAACCGAGAAACTGAACAAGCCATCGGAATAAAGGCGCGATTCAATGGGCATATTGTCCATCGTTGGCAGAGGCCTGCGACCGCTGGATACTTCGCTAAAGCCTTTCGGCAACCAGCCGGGACTCCAGTTGAATTTCGCTTTTTCTCCCACCGGCACTGAAAGCAATGGCGGCAGATTGGCCTTTGAAAGCGTCTGCATGCTGTTGCCCACGTCCTGATTCACGGTAAACGCGATGACCCGGAACTGTTCTAACGTTTCGCCATCGCGATCCAGTAGATCGACACGCATCGGGAGTTTGGTTTCGGTATCCATCCAGACGATGTAGCTGTAACGCGTTCCGTCACGCGCCACAACGCGAATCACCTCGCACAGGCGATCGGCAATACGAGTTCGTCCCACGGAAATGAAATCATAATACGGGGCGAGGCGTTGGAAGTCGGTGTAAATAAGCGAAGGCAGAGAATCGACGATGTAATCACCGTTCAGGGTGAACGGCTCAAGACCAGGTTCGAAATAGCTTATTTCGTTACCACGTTGCACCACTTCACGACGGGGGCCATCCATCTGCAGCAGTTGTGCAAGCGGACGGTTTTCCAGCCGAGCATGACGATAACGCAGAGACTCTACGCCTTGTTTAGTGATGCTGACAAATGACAGCTCGTAAGTGAGTGACTGGCTGGCCAGATTCATCTGCTGCAACAACGCCCCGGACGCAGTGTTGGCCGAGGCGTTTACAGAGAAGAACAGGCTACCAGCCACAAGTGACATGGCAAACCAAAGTTGCTTCATTACTGCGATTGCGTTCCTAGAGTTTGAATTCCTGGCACCTGTACAGCAGCTTGCTGCGTTTGTGCCTTCTCAAACTGAAGCTGTTCGGAGTGCAGACGACGTTGCAGCTCATAATCCTGCAACATGGCGTTGATGCGTCGACGCTGCTCCTGTACCTGCTGCTGTTGTCCGCCGCTTGCGGTAGCGTCAGTAGGTACTCCCAGGCTGACCGGACTGGCTTTACCCATCATCGGTAAAGTATTGAATACCGGCGTTTCGGGCTGCTGGGACGTTTCAGATTGTCCATTATAGTGCTGGACACCAACGATAACTGCAAGCGATACGCACGCCGCCACGCCCATTTGGGTGAGTTGCGCTGCCCACGGACGCATTTTTTTCCAGAAAGGCATCTTCTGCCACTGGTGCGGTGCCGGTTGGGCTTCAGGAATTAATGGCGTCGTCTGGCGAACAGGCTCTTGTTCAATAGCAGCCATCACGCGAGCAGAAATATCGAAATGAAGCACGTCAGGCGTATCACCCCGCATGCTGTCGCGGATCAGATGATAGCCTTCCCAGGTTTTTTGCATTTCCGGGTCGTGAGCCAGTTCTTTGAGCAACTCACTGTCCAGCGTTTCGCCATCCATTAAAGCGGAAAGTTTTTCTTTCTGCATGCCTAATACCTTTTCCAGTATCCCGCTATCGTCAACGCCTGATAAGCGGTTGAACTTTATTATCAATAGCTTCCCGCGCCCTGAAGATACGTGAACGCACCGTACCTACCGGACAATCCATGATAGCGGCTATCTCTTCATAGCTCAGACCATCAAGCTCCCGTAAGGTTATTGCCATACGTAAATCTTCCGGGAGGGACTCAATAGTTCGGAAAACTATCTGTCTCAGCTCTTCTGACAACATTAAGTTCTCAGGGTTCGAAATTTCTTTCAGTGCACCGCCACTTTCGAAGTTTTCTGCTTCAATTGCATCTACATCGCTGGATGGCGGACGACGCCCCTGAGCTACCAGGTAATTCTTCGCTGTATTGACTGCGATACGATACAGCCAGGTATAAAAAGCACTATCTCCCCGGAACGAGTCCAGCGCACGATAGGCTTTTATTAATGATTCTTGCACCACATCAGGCACATCACCTGAGGGTACATAGCGGGAAACCAGGCTCGCCACCTTATGCTGGTAGCGCACCACCAGTAAGTTGAAAGCTTTCTGATCTCCCTTCTGGACCCGTTCCACAAGGGCCTGGTCCGTTAACTGCTCGCTCATCCGAGGTAAAGTCTCCTCAAGCCATAATTCCACGCGTTCGCGAAACGCCACTCCATTAGCTGCACTGTGAGCAAGCAATAGATTAGAGTGTCTTGTTTTTGTAAAGTTCCGTTACGCATCTGCTTTTTGTTTGTCATTTTGTAGACGGTCATTATCTCTCATTATAAGTCTACCGTGTCTGAACTACGCACATTCTGTTTAGATCTGGCGAGTAACTGCCTGAAGAGTAACCCAACGGCCGCTTTATTTCATCATCTAATCTGGCGCTTACGGCCCGCTACACACAATTAAGTCTGTGATCAGACATTCGCCAATAGCCCAACTCTATGTTTAGCGATTACAACACAACTCAAAATAAAACGTGCTGAATCGCGCATTATGGTGCTATGCTGACCAAACACTGTTTAGTACATTAAACAAAAATCATGAAAACCACTCCTGAACTCTCTTGTGACGTGTTGATCATCGGTAGCGGCGCTGCCGGATTGTCTCTGGCACTGCGTCTTGCCGAAAAACACCAGGTAATAGTGCTGAGCAAAGGCCC from Citrobacter sp. RHB25-C09 harbors:
- the rseC gene encoding SoxR-reducing system protein RseC, translating into MIKEWATVVSWHNGEAIVSCDVKASCNSCASRAGCGSRVLNKLGPQTTHTIVVPSDIPLEPGQKVELGIAEGSLLGSAMLIYLSPLVGLFLVASLFQVLFGTDLAALSGAVLGGVGGFLIARGFSRKLAERESWQPIILNVALPPGLVRVDTTSTENGQ
- the rseB gene encoding sigma-E factor regulatory protein RseB codes for the protein MKQLWFAMSLVAGSLFFSVNASANTASGALLQQMNLASQSLTYELSFVSITKQGVESLRYRHARLENRPLAQLLQMDGPRREVVQRGNEISYFEPGLEPFTLNGDYIVDSLPSLIYTDFQRLAPYYDFISVGRTRIADRLCEVIRVVARDGTRYSYIVWMDTETKLPMRVDLLDRDGETLEQFRVIAFTVNQDVGNSMQTLSKANLPPLLSVPVGEKAKFNWSPGWLPKGFSEVSSGRRPLPTMDNMPIESRLYSDGLFSFSVNVNRATQTSTDQMLRTGRRTVSTSVRDNAEITIVGELPPQTAKRIADAIKFGVAQ
- the rseA gene encoding anti-sigma-E factor RseA — protein: MQKEKLSALMDGETLDSELLKELAHDPEMQKTWEGYHLIRDSMRGDTPDVLHFDISARVMAAIEQEPVRQTTPLIPEAQPAPHQWQKMPFWKKMRPWAAQLTQMGVAACVSLAVIVGVQHYNGQSETSQQPETPVFNTLPMMGKASPVSLGVPTDATASGGQQQQVQEQRRRINAMLQDYELQRRLHSEQLQFEKAQTQQAAVQVPGIQTLGTQSQ
- the rpoE gene encoding RNA polymerase sigma factor RpoE; amino-acid sequence: MSEQLTDQALVERVQKGDQKAFNLLVVRYQHKVASLVSRYVPSGDVPDVVQESLIKAYRALDSFRGDSAFYTWLYRIAVNTAKNYLVAQGRRPPSSDVDAIEAENFESGGALKEISNPENLMLSEELRQIVFRTIESLPEDLRMAITLRELDGLSYEEIAAIMDCPVGTVRSRIFRAREAIDNKVQPLIRR
- the rseD gene encoding rpoE leader peptide RseD yields the protein MTVYKMTNKKQMRNGTLQKQDTLIYCLLTVQLMEWRFANAWNYGLRRLYLG